TAAGTCTGATTTAAAGCTTGTCTTCAGACACTTTTTGTCTAGTTTGAAATCAAGACTTCTGAACTCTTTTGTTTTGAGTCTTGGCTTGCCATGCTAAAAGCAAGGTAATACTGCATTTTCATGtgaaggtttcttttttttttcttttttttaaggacGTGGAATCTATTCCAACATGTTAGGCTTCCTTGGTGGAGTTTCCTGGGCTATGCTCGTGGCCAGAACTTGTCAGCTCTATCCAAATGCTGTTGCCGCCACACTTGTGCACAAGTTCTTTCTGGTCTTCTCTAAATGGTGAGGTCATAGCACATTCTGTTCATTTGGTGGAACTGAAACTTCACGTATTGTTTTGCTGATAATGTCTAGTCCCTTTCCTGCAGCCATGGAATGTCCATTGCTGTTTCCCCCTATTAACTGCGTTTCTGGTCTAATTTTACTTAATCAGGGAATGGCCAAACCCTGTGCTTTTAAAACAACCTGAAGACAGCAATTTGAATCTTCCAGTCTGGGATCCACGGGTTGGTATTCTTATGCTCATTGTGAAATACAGAAATGCAGTGAAATACAGACTTCTTGCTATACAGGTTGTCCTTGTATTTATAGGTGAATCCATCAGACAGGTATCATCTGATGCCAATCATCACTCCTGCATATCCACAACAGAACTCCACCTACAACGTGTCCACTTCCACACGCACCATCATGAGTGAAGAGTTCAAAAATGGTGTGTAACAGATTCTTTAATTGGCCTTTTCTCTTAACCATTTgctaatttttctacattttctgGTTTAAGGTCTCACTGTTACAGATGAAATTCTTCAGGGTAAAGCCGATTGGTCCAAGTTGTTTGAACCTCCTAACTTTTTCCAGAAGTATAAGTAAGTGGATGTCCACAGTGTCATATCAAAGATCAATTACAATAAAGATTTAATGGGGTTTTTTTGGATTGTTGCAGGCATTACATTGTCCTCACTGCCAGTGCATCCACTGAGGAAAACCATCTGGAGTGGTaagagctaaaaaaaataaaatgtcttgttttttgtgtgtgtgcaaaaattTGTGATTTTGCAATACTTACTGCACAGATGCAACAGTGCTGCGAGATGTTGAGAATCATTCCAATCTGTTATAAAAGGATCAAACAGCGCTGACGTAGAAACCCAGAAGCAGTAAAGCTAACTGTAACCATGGTGTTTTAGCAGAAATAGTAgaatgttatgttattaatttcagtgtttgtaCAACCTTATGAGAGAGGAATTCAAGCAATTTTCAGTAACTTTCAAGGATTCAACACAACTGTTTCCAGCACTTCAAAGCTGAAAAATTATCCAATTTGAATGTTGTTTTCAATTGGATGACAGATATACTGTGGTAAACAAATgcttatgtaaaattaaaaaacacataaaatctcCATTATGACCTTTAGATGGCAGCAGAGGGGCACTTATTGGTTAATAGTCATTCATAATTTTTCCttataattttgaaattataaaatcaaatcttcaagaaatcagattttgtcagtttttttgtgtgtgtgtgtatgaggtaAGTACACGTTTGAAGTATTAAGTGCATTTATGAATCTAAAACAATAGTAATTTTATATTCGTCATCCCTATGAAATTAAAAGAATACTGCACATtgtaatttctataatttaaggttatttattatcaaaataatttatcAGTTATCCTGTTAAAATGGGGAAAATATGTGAATGAATGCAGGCTGATTTAAGACTATAAATGTTCAGTCAAGGAAAATAGTTTTTCTGGAGCCCTGTATTACTAGCAATTGTATTTGTGTcagagacttaaaaaaataaaataaaataagtttggcTTGCTCAtacaattaaattgttttttacattaataatcatAGAAGAGTCTACTCAGAAATGATCGATATGGGTTTACCAAACAAATTGTTGCTCTGtcttataaattaattttaaatcaataattattttttaattataatttatttcctCATGCTAAAAAAATACCTGTTAATGTTGTAAAGTTAAACTATAGTCCCATTATATGCACATTATTATAAGTTTATAAAtgcaacttattttatttttaatataataattcacactcaaataaaaataaattgtatgaaaaCATCAAAATTGCACACATTGCAATTCTATATCTAATCATAATGCAAATTTATTGattaatataatcatttataCAGTGGCTGTCAAAATTTGTTTTCATGGCAGATTTATTTACACTTAGCAATTAAGATGTCGCTAacagataaaatataaatcatgaaCACATCAGCTAATATTTGCAGAAATGCTCAGTCTTTTCTGAAGTAAGTGTAAAGCTGTGACATCTTTTTTTCCCTGCAAACTATTGTATTGACGTCTTTCTGTGGTTGATTGAGCTGATTTGAGTAATTACATGACACAAAATGTCTGCACAGCCGTCATGCCACATCAAAGAGtgtcaaaatgacatttattgtttgtattttccTGAAAAATTGCCGGAATTTGAGACTTTGTTTCCAATCAAAAATAATGAGATTTAAAACCAGAAGTTTCAATTTAGATTCCGCACATGCAGTGGTTAAAACAACAACGTGTTTGTTCTGTATACATGCATACCAAAATTTTTTGCATGTGTACCATAACACCCCTAATATTCAACCGTTTGCAAAATCAGTTCTCTGATAAAAATTGGATTCTATGAATGGAATCGCAGAATCTTCATATAATGATATTCTGGCCTCAACAGGATTGGACTGGTAGAATCAAAGATAAGAGTGTTGGTTGGAAATTTGGAGCGCAATGAGTACATCACCCTTGCCCATGTCAACCCACAGTCTTTTCCTGGGTCAAAAGAGAATCACAACGAGTAAGTAACAGATGAGTGTGTGGCAGGACCAGATGTCTTATCTAGCTAGGAGTACGTTTATATGACAAATGGTATGTTATTATGTAGtggttgttttatgtatttatagcaAAAGAAATAGATAAGGAACTTCTGTAAATAATGCAAAGCGGTCTTGCATAGATTTACAACTGTCATGCACATTATTGTGAAATCACTACCAGCTGACAGATTTCTACCGTTGTACTGTGTTTCTGCTATAACAAACATCAGgttaatgttttttcaaaaattttgGTTTTAGACGTATACTCAGGGTTTCAGCTTCTGCTTCTTTAAATGAAcctttaatcaatattttatgatATCCATGTTTATTGAACAAGTGCTCAGCTAGTGTGTTTTCCAACAGCAGGCACTGATATCAGATGGCTAGTTTATACAGACTGCTCAACTGACCTTTAGAACTTGCAAATTTATAACTGATTCTTatgcttttttttcccccacagaaaTGAATTTGTTTCCATGTGGTTCATTGGAATCAGTTTCAAAAAACTGGACAACTCTGACTGTGTGAATATTGACTTGACCTACGACATCCAGTCCTTCACAGATACTGGTATGCTTCTCAGCCTCTGTTTTTTCTCCTTGCTCATGTCTTGTGGATGTAGTTGTGGATGTAGTTGTTAGAACTTGTATTCACACCTGTCTTGTTTGTTTCGATTGAGTCAAACCTAAGTTCATTATCCCCTTTGGTGCAAGTCGTAATTACAACACCATATGACATTGTCTTATACAATGCTCGTAAGTTTATTCATATTACATTAGTATCTGATAACACCAAATCAGTGAAAGAATAAAAACTGCACTAAGAAAGATCTCCATGATTAGCCTGTTTTTGCACTTGCTGCTTTTCCCTGCTTGAGAATGTCTTGTCTAATGAATGGATGACCTTAGCACACATGTAGTTTTGTTTACAATATCTGGTTCACTACAAAAAATCTGCAATGTATTTGATCTGGACCAAAGCAAGTGACTAGCGGACTTTCCTGgtttgaatacatttttcaaaaatgaaaattatgtcattaataacttaccgtcatgtcgttccaaacccataagacctccgttcatcttcgaaactcagtttaaaatatttaaaattttgtctgagggctttctgtccctccattgaaaacctATGTACGGTATacggtccatgtccagaaaggtaagaaaaacaacatcacagtagtccatgtgacatcagagggtcagttagaatcattaatgacataattttcatttttgggtgaactaacgcgTTAATGTCTAAAAGCTGTGTTTCATTGTAGTTTATAGGCAGGCCAGCAATATCAACATGCTAAAGGATGGCATGACTATTGAGGCCACACATGTGAAGAAAAAACAGTTGCATCATTACCTGCCTCCTGAACTTGTGCAGAGGAAgaagaaggtaaaaaaaaaaaaaaaacagtatcttAGTGTTTATAGTAAAATTCAATACTCTTTAGTCTGTAAAGAAGCTAAACTACATCGCAACTGTATCCTATCTCTCTTTTGGGCAGAGTTTGGGAGATATAAATCGGAGCTCAAATGGTGGGGGGTCAAAGCGCTGCTCTCTGGATGGCAGTCAGCTGGACAGCTCCAGGGACACAGACATCGGCACTCCATTCAGTTCTCCTACACCGGTCAGCAAACCATGCCAGCCAGCCTCCACACCTGAAGACAGGTAGCGTCACTGATCAGGATGGAATATTTGTGATTTTAGCTAGTTCAGACCAAAgggatttctgaaagatcacaaGATTTTAAGCCAACTGACTTCTACTTCTCCAGGATACTGAAATGCCGTTTTAAGTTTATGGCATCACCATTGATTGCCAGAAACATATAGAAGGTCTAGAGGTTTGAACCGAAAACAAGACTTGGATATTACTCTACACTTGCTTATAGTAATAGTGCGGAAATTATAAATGTCACAAACTGCATGTAGAGTGTCATGGTTTTTTGTGGTTAAGCTAATTTTATGGCCTCATTCTCAAACTCAGATTAACAAAATGCTGTTACATAAATTTacttaaatgtcttaaatagtaactgtagtaaatatatattttatttttatgtcagtaGTATAAGCCCACCCAAGCATCCAGTACTTGCATTCATGGACAGCCCACCAGCATCAGAAGTTTCTCCTCCAAAACCAGAACAGGGAATGTCCATTCCAGTCATCGGATCCAGTAAGTTCCATCTTCTGGACTTGTTATGGACTTGTTCCTGTTTTTCTATTGGGGAAACGTAGGTGGGGTCTGAATTAAGCTAAATTTTATTCATCtagtacttttttgttttgtttttattttcagagcCCATTGCCACTCCAGTTGCCAAGCCCCCGGCACCTCCCGCTGGCAACACTATTCCTACAGTGGTGGGCCGCAGTGTGATACCCCGGATTACCTCTACCTCCCCTGGCCTAACTGAACTGCCCAACAGTGTCAATGGAGCGCCAAAGAGACCTCACTCTCCATCTCTGGAAGATCCACCTAAGAGGCACAAAGATACAGAGGTGCTCAGCTTTAGTAAAATACACCGGCCAAGAAATCCATTACAATTGATCAACCTTTCTGTAGATCACTCATATAATCTAGTCTAAAATCTTAAATCTGCTTTAATATGTGAAATAAATTTTCTTTTGCTTCAGGTGTTTTCAGATGACTCTGCTTTTAAAGAGCCGTACCCTCCAAATAGTAATGGCTTGAACAGTGAAGAGGAGTCAACAGTggtaaggttttttttctcccctcatGTTTATTGCCTTACTCTCAAGGTATTGACCACAACTGGCTCATTTCACTAATACTGAAACTGTTTCTTGCATCAACACAAGACCTATTgcaatatttttgcaaaaaaaaactttttttatttttttttgacacagGAGGGTCTTTCAACAACCAAACCTATGCCAATACCAACAATTGATACATCAAGATCACAGGTAATTGACATAGTAATAATCGTAATTTGAAGTCCATATCGAAAATATTTTTGACTTGTTTTGTATTTTCAGAGACTACCCAGTAAAGAGCTTCCGGATGCATCTTCCCCAATTCCCACAAGCAACCTCCGTGTGATTAAAAATTCAATCAGGCTCACTCTTAACCGATAACAATGAGCTATCTACAGGTAACATGAATTGTTGCTGCCACTCATTGATTCACGCTTTAATctgttttttcccctcttcttGAACATCTGTCTGCACAGGTTATCCCTTAAAGAGTGGAACTACACTTGTGTAACAGCAGTGCTGCTTTTAAACTGCTACTGATATTTGGCTGGTCTTCCTGCTTGTTACAGAGTTAGTGTAAAGTAATGATTTTTCccttccattttcttttttttatgccttACTGTGTCAGAATGCTTGCTTAAACATCTATTTGAGCTTTTGAAACAAATTGTACAGTAGATGTAGTTTGTATATAACTTTAAAAATCATTGTTAGTCTTTCTATGCCACCttaatgtagtttttattaacaaaaaaagtttcaaaaaaaatTGTCCTGTTTGTCTCTGTAAATAAGATTCTTCATTGTTTGTCCGAAGGTTTTCCTTGCAGTCTTTTTGTATTCGCTGTATCGGTTGTGATTCAGTTTCTGGGAGGACCTTTTGTGTGGGGTGCGTATGAGTGAGAGTGTGTAGATGGACCAGCATTCGTAACTAAAAACCAAGACTCGATTACCCATCACATTAATCGCTGCAGCCACTCCATATTTTTGTTAACAGCTCATAACAAAAGAACAGTATTAGATCTGAGGTTTAGGTTTGTTGGGCCAATATTTAAAGGCAGGTTTGGTTTTACAAAGAGTTTGTGATTGAGTCAGTGTTGGTTttcttgtgtgtgcatgtgcatggtTGTATTTCCCTCCGTCATCACCCCTGCGCCTCCCATGGAGGTCTGGATGGCAGTTtccatgacccccccccccccatcttttCGCAAGCTACTGTCCAACACTGTTACAATATACAGAGAACATAAACTTACTATTCATTTTTGGGGtttcttaacattttatttatttgtaccgTTAAGTTTTTTATATCACACATGTATTGCATTTGAACAACTTATTCTTCTAGACATTCATTTCATCACTCAGTTTGAATCTTCCTTACCTTTaggacaatttaaaaaaaatgacttgtCATTCTTTTTGTAGGGCAAAAAGTTGTATTTGAAAGGGTATTTTTGTATGTAATGTAAACTGCCTTTACATTAAGAACATAAAAATCACAAAACCCCAACGTGGctcctgtgttttgttttttcctctttctctcttctcacAATTCAAAACAGTTGTCTTTGAATTACGGGGAGAAAAAACGGCACCTTCATTAACCTATTCTTTACTTAAGTATAGGCTATTAGATGGTAAGTATTATTGCTTACGATGACGTCACATACTATGGGCGATCCCTGTGACGTAAACTTAGTAAGGTTGTAAATACAACCTCGCATTAACCACTGTCTTCATGCAGGAACCTCAAAACTAACATGCGAATAACCCTGTGCGtacatatttttgtaattttcaatTCGACAAAGTCAGAACGTAAtttctcttttaaaaatgtaattttctcaCTGTTGTTGGACATAAACGTCCTTGTTTGTGGGAGATTCCCACTGCGTATACAGGGGATTACCCTAACATGGTTTAACAATAGCGTGAGCTTCAGTAAATAGCCTACAAACGacgttcatttaaaaaaaaaaatactactaattTGAGTTACTTGTCATTcagtcttaaaaataataatgtccaCTGTTTAGCTGAACTTTGTCAGAAGAAgttcatgtattatttttttttctttcaaatgttgATCCTTAGTTCGTAAAGAAATAAGTTCGCCATGCAGTGTAATTTTCTCATTCTAATGCTCTAATTCTAATGTTCTATAGACTCACGAAAAGAGATATTAGGCAGGATGTGAGGGTCTGACAGCGGTCACCTTTAAATATCTCTGCATCTTTTTCCATACGTTGAAAATATAGGGTGACTGAAGCTGTCGTTCTGACTAATGTCTCCTTTCATGTTCCGCTCAAGAACTAAAGATACGCTGGATTGGAACAATATAAAGACGAGTAAACAGTTTAAGTATTTTCAAACCTGCCTTTATGCCTGTTCTATGAGAGGAAATTTATATATTCAATGAAATAAGCAAGAGAACATAAAGAGTGTAAAAATTCCCAGCAAGTGTCAGACTGACTGAAGTGAAACTTTTTGTATGAAGTTAAATTTTTCGTGGGATTTCAAAATCTCAAAACGTATCCTTATTGGTCGAAATGGAGAGTAAAGGAAACGTATTAATTTATTACAAGCACCTtgatatttctcattttatttctgCTTAATTTGAATTTGACAGTGTGCACATCCCTCGTTTGATTGGCTGCTGAGGCTGAAGAGTATGGCAAGCCTAATTAATATTTGACGAGTTTGGCTTGAAGCAACACTGCGCAAAAGGATCAGAGGATCAGTGTATGACATAAAGTACCACTAGAATAATAGCTGCTCAGCGGCACTGAGTCGAACCTCCTATATATTCAATAGATGGACATAGTCACCGTCAGCTGGAGTGACTGCGGCTATACCCAATGATTGGCAAAAAGACTGAGtggcagaacaaaacaaaaaaatagaaaaatcttTGTGACTGACTGTACAAATAGATTTGACAAGAAATCCAAGGAATAGTTTTACAAACTGCCGAATACAACTCAAAGGAGAAGCAAAATGGACTCCAGGCAGCAGAGCTCGGATTTGCAGCTATACCCTATATTGTATTATGTATCATATTGACAACtcatcaattaaatatttaagtgacattcagccaagtatggagacccatactcagaattcatgctctgcatttaacccatccaaagtgcacacacaccccgagcagtgggcagccatttatgccttgctcaagggcacctaagtcatggtattgccggtcCGAGACTGATGATATGAagatatgataatatatataacatttgaaaAGTGATCACCCGGATTTAGACCTACCTTTTATGTATTTACAAAATGGGAACAAAAACAGGAAAATCTGCATTATTTATTTCTCCAGCCATTATGAACTTTGGTTATGAGCTTACCACTAGCTTTTTAGTGTTTATGAGCACTCGTTGCACACTTTCTAGTCTATAATCCATTTAAAATGTAGAACTTTGTTTTTCAGCCACACATGTTGCAAAGTTTTTGGAATGATGTCTGCATATTTATGCAGGATTCACTCTCAAAATAGTAGTGATTGTCATAGTGATAACCATAACAAAAGCCTtgacaaaatatgtgaaaatgtgcattaagatTAGAGCACCCTTACTTATTTCATTAGCACCCTCAGTGATTAAAATGTTCTAACGCAGCAAAATCAGGGCTTGCGTAACATTATGCTCTCTCAATATTTGTCATATAACCGGTTATAGAAACTGCCTAAATTTAAGTATaaagaggagaagaaagaggCCATAGACAGCTGCAAATGCCAGGACCTGTCACTGCCAGATGCAGTTAGAAGTTTACTAAAAACAAGCCTATAGCAAGACATTTGGTATGGTaggggggcacctggggtggccagCCAAATTTCAGAGGGGGCAGGTGCCACCACATAGACACGCCCCTGTTTTGTCAAGAGCAAGTGGAATCCATCAAattaaaaagagattttttttttttaaactaacaatCGAATAGTTACTTTCCACTATTGGAATAGTGAGCAACAGCAAAGGACACAGTATTATcatctaataaaataattattagagaAACTGAAAAAGTCACTGGTGAGTTATCACAATTTATTGCTAGTCACCTACATTAGATGTTAAACCGGCTTGCCATAGAGGGCGTGACCTGATATCTGGTCGGGGAATTGGATATAGTGGGGAATTCCCAGTCAGGACTCATCTGTGTTTAAGTGTTACTGTATATCTGTTAAGCAGTTCAGAGCTCGGACGCAAAACCTAAGAC
The Carassius auratus strain Wakin chromosome 38, ASM336829v1, whole genome shotgun sequence genome window above contains:
- the LOC113056952 gene encoding poly(A) polymerase gamma isoform X1 — encoded protein: MHAVADKRPWTGNSTLGGQQPQKHYGITSSISLAFPREIDHIYTQKLTEAMKPFGVFESEDELNHRLAVLGKLNSFVKEWIAEISESKNLPLSAVVNVGGKIFTFGSYRLGVHTKGADIDALCVAPRHVERTDFFSSFFEKLKRLDEIKDLRAVEDAFVPVIKFKFDGIEIDLLFARLALQSIPDNLDLRGDSLLRNLDIRCIRSLNGCRVTDEILYLVPNKENFRLTLRAIKLWAKRRGIYSNMLGFLGGVSWAMLVARTCQLYPNAVAATLVHKFFLVFSKWEWPNPVLLKQPEDSNLNLPVWDPRVNPSDRYHLMPIITPAYPQQNSTYNVSTSTRTIMSEEFKNGLTVTDEILQGKADWSKLFEPPNFFQKYKHYIVLTASASTEENHLEWIGLVESKIRVLVGNLERNEYITLAHVNPQSFPGSKENHNENEFVSMWFIGISFKKLDNSDCVNIDLTYDIQSFTDTVYRQASNINMLKDGMTIEATHVKKKQLHHYLPPELVQRKKKSLGDINRSSNGGGSKRCSLDGSQLDSSRDTDIGTPFSSPTPVSKPCQPASTPEDSSISPPKHPVLAFMDSPPASEVSPPKPEQGMSIPVIGSKPIATPVAKPPAPPAGNTIPTVVGRSVIPRITSTSPGLTELPNSVNGAPKRPHSPSLEDPPKRHKDTEVFSDDSAFKEPYPPNSNGLNSEEESTVEGLSTTKPMPIPTIDTSRSQRLPSKELPDASSPIPTSNLRVIKNSIRLTLNR
- the LOC113056952 gene encoding poly(A) polymerase gamma isoform X3; its protein translation is MKEMSTTGNSTLGGQQPQKHYGITSSISLAFPREIDHIYTQKLTEAMKPFGVFESEDELNHRLAVLGKLNSFVKEWIAEISESKNLPLSAVVNVGGKIFTFGSYRLGVHTKGADIDALCVAPRHVERTDFFSSFFEKLKRLDEIKDLRAVEDAFVPVIKFKFDGIEIDLLFARLALQSIPDNLDLRGDSLLRNLDIRCIRSLNGCRVTDEILYLVPNKENFRLTLRAIKLWAKRRGIYSNMLGFLGGVSWAMLVARTCQLYPNAVAATLVHKFFLVFSKWEWPNPVLLKQPEDSNLNLPVWDPRVNPSDRYHLMPIITPAYPQQNSTYNVSTSTRTIMSEEFKNGLTVTDEILQGKADWSKLFEPPNFFQKYKHYIVLTASASTEENHLEWIGLVESKIRVLVGNLERNEYITLAHVNPQSFPGSKENHNENEFVSMWFIGISFKKLDNSDCVNIDLTYDIQSFTDTVYRQASNINMLKDGMTIEATHVKKKQLHHYLPPELVQRKKKSLGDINRSSNGGGSKRCSLDGSQLDSSRDTDIGTPFSSPTPVSKPCQPASTPEDSSISPPKHPVLAFMDSPPASEVSPPKPEQGMSIPVIGSKPIATPVAKPPAPPAGNTIPTVVGRSVIPRITSTSPGLTELPNSVNGAPKRPHSPSLEDPPKRHKDTEVFSDDSAFKEPYPPNSNGLNSEEESTVEGLSTTKPMPIPTIDTSRSQRLPSKELPDASSPIPTSNLRVIKNSIRLTLNR
- the LOC113056952 gene encoding poly(A) polymerase gamma isoform X2, whose amino-acid sequence is MHAVADKRPWTGNSTLGGQQPQKHYGITSSISLAFPREIDHIYTQKLTEAMKPFGVFESEDELNHRLAVLGKLNSFVKEWIAEISESKNLPLSAVVNVGGKIFTFGSYRLGVHTKGADIDALCVAPRHVERTDFFSSFFEKLKRLDEIKDLRAVEDAFVPVIKFKFDGIEIDLLFARLALQSIPDNLDLRGDSLLRNLDIRCIRSLNGCRVTDEILYLVPNKENFRLTLRAIKLWAKRRGIYSNMLGFLGGVSWAMLVARTCQLYPNAVAATLVHKFFLVFSKWEWPNPVLLKQPEDSNLNLPVWDPRVNPSDRYHLMPIITPAYPQQNSTYNVSTSTRTIMSEEFKNGLTVTDEILQGKADWSKLFEPPNFFQKYKHYIVLTASASTEENHLEWIGLVESKIRVLVGNLERNEYITLAHVNPQSFPGSKENHNENEFVSMWFIGISFKKLDNSDCVNIDLTYDIQSFTDTVYRQASNINMLKDGMTIEATHVKKKQLHHYLPPELVQRKKKSLGDINRSSNGGGSKRCSLDGSQLDSSRDTDIGTPFSSPTPVSKPCQPASTPEDSISPPKHPVLAFMDSPPASEVSPPKPEQGMSIPVIGSKPIATPVAKPPAPPAGNTIPTVVGRSVIPRITSTSPGLTELPNSVNGAPKRPHSPSLEDPPKRHKDTEVFSDDSAFKEPYPPNSNGLNSEEESTVEGLSTTKPMPIPTIDTSRSQRLPSKELPDASSPIPTSNLRVIKNSIRLTLNR